From the genome of Populus trichocarpa isolate Nisqually-1 chromosome 15, P.trichocarpa_v4.1, whole genome shotgun sequence, one region includes:
- the LOC7457629 gene encoding O-fucosyltransferase 23 has translation MDMPSSCKYPMFFGRNLNSITCKGLALIVIALFLRVVLLPSFSGYGGVDKNNLDLIHSRSLSLDSDNGIRKEKFLEVPQIVWGLNNQKIAFARACLTARMLNRTLLMPSLSASLFYKEIDRLQPISFDKVFQFERFNALCNGFVQLGRYSDLRNRTGVYELQKGSGRKWTIERDLDQLKEFSEDSFNGYEVIRIVGKNPFLWHDHWPVKDYARVFECLVLVDEITKEADKVVSKIREVGKELRSKSQSAQGGVDPDSSWLQPVPYVAVHMRIEIDWMIHCKKLEQRLNVSEICSSKQEIMERVGNIVGLKSPIVVYLAVADSLLEDSSILTGWKEGLLPVEKKKLSVDGVYKKYPYLIQSAIDYEVCSKADVFVGNSFSTFSSLIALERTQKMIRIGVTSSCGVDVRWPSYAYNILGESNGPHKWMTNMSDSSLKAISYGSNIISC, from the coding sequence ATGGACATGCCCTCTAGTTGCAAGTATCCAATGTTCTTCGGCAGAAACTTGAATTCTATAACATGTAAAGGTCTTGCTTTGATTGTGATTGCTCTGTTTCTTAGAGTTGTGCTGCTTCCTTCATTCTCTGGCTATGGTGGGGTAGATAAAAACAATCTTGATTTGATTCATAGCCGATCTTTGTCCTTGGATTCTGATAATGGAATTCGTAAAGAAAAATTCTTAGAAGTTCCTCAGATAGTATGGGGACTAAACAATCAAAAGATAGCATTTGCGAGAGCTTGTCTAACTGCTAGAATGCTGAATCGGACTCTGCTAATGCCTAGTTTAAGTGCTTCCCTGTTCTATAAGGAAATAGATCGCCTCCAGCCTATTTCCTTCGACAAGGTGTTTCAATTTGAGAGGTTTAATGCCCTCTGTAATGGATTTGTGCAGTTGGGCCGTTATTCAGATCTTCGGAATCGGACTGGAGTGTATGAGCTTCAGAAGGGAAGTGGGAGGAAGTGGACAATTGAGAGGGATTTGGATCAATTGAAAGAGTTTAGCGAGGATTCATTTAATGGATACGAGGTAATAAGAATAGTTGGGAAGAACCCCTTTTTGTGGCATGATCATTGGCCAGTTAAGGACTATGCCAGGGTCTTTGAATGCTTGGTTTTGGTTGATGAGATAACTAAAGAGGCGGATAAAGTTGTGTCTAAGATTAGAGAAGTAGGAAAAGAGTTGAGGAGCAAATCTCAGTCTGCTCAGGGTGGTGTCGATCCTGATAGTTCTTGGTTGCAGCCAGTGCCTTATGTGGCGGTTCACATGAGAATAGAGATAGATTGGATGATTCACTGTAAGAAGTTAGAGCAAAGATTAAATGTTAGTGAAATTTGCAGTAGCAAGCAGGAGATCATGGAGAGAGTAGGGAACATTGTTGGCTTAAAAAGTCCTATTGTTGTTTATCTTGCTGTGGCAGATAGTCTTCTTGAAGATTCTTCTATACTCACCGGGTGGAAGGAAGGTTTGCTTCCTGTTGAGAAGAAGAAGCTCAGTGTTGATGGAGTTTACAAGAAATACCCATATCTCATTCAGTCAGCAATAGATTATGAAGTTTGCTCAAAGGCTGATGTATTTGTCGGGAATAGTTTCTCAACATTTTCAAGCCTCATAGCTCTTGAGAGAACACAGAAGATGATTAGAATTGGTGTCACAAGCTCGTGTGGCGTGGATGTAAGATGGCCTTCATATGCATACAATATATTGGGGGAATCCAATGGTCCTCATAAATGGATGACAAATATGTCTGATTCAAGCCTCAAAGCAATTAGCTATGGTTCTAATATCATCTCCTGTTGA
- the LOC7481780 gene encoding E3 ubiquitin-protein ligase RSL1 isoform X1 — protein sequence MEGQVAFSDGSSASLVRGEMKLEEDEEDFRSCCEDEEVWKEIEDIVKEEPKEDLDEFSVKMFFKGMSVAEDGGSASGFSGIGVVMERTEYVPVIQVQKKLDFYVDESVADYLALMDGLAEAMQNNIRRVYAFTDSELLYDQITNEEKLEVPLLIALRQRILEHASNLEAFVLKLSPCCDLERPLHLAQVAVGVVSFPSNGSKSHDNCSICCEDKMSPMMITMKCSHKFCSHCMKTYVDGKVQSSQVPIICPQLGCKYCISINECRSFLPLTSYESLENALAEADIHHSDRIYCPYPNCSVLLDHRECLSARVSSSSESDNTCIECPVCRRFICVECGVPWHSSMRCEEYQNLPLEERDAADITLHLLAQNKRWRRCQQCRRMIELSQGCSHMTCWCGHEFCYSCGAEYRNGQQTCQCAFWDEENSEDLVTQSAQESEQWAWETYNSLPMLMDAYSEQERSQLALIQRFLAGGFSLSDHHPYQSPPSCTDSYVDAMKDLHQLPWLERFVSVISDNYYEDYIQ from the exons ATGGAGGGTCAAGTAGCTTTTAGTGATGGGTCTTCAGCGAGTTTAGTTAGGGGGGAAATGAAATTGGAGGAGGACGAGGAAGATTTTCGTAGTTGTTGTGAAGATGAAGAAGTGTGGAAAGAGATTGAAGATATAGTGAAGGAAGAGCCGAAGGAAGATCTTGATGAATTTTCAGTGAAGATGTTTTTCAAGGGGATGTCAGTTGCTGAGGATGGGGGCTCTGCTTCTGGGTTCTCTGGAATTGGTGTTGTCATGGAAAGGACTGAATATGTTCCTGTTATTCAGGTGCAAAAGAAGCTCGACTTCTATGTGGATGAATCTGTTGCTGACTATTTGGCTCTCATGGATGGTCTTGCTGAGGCCATGCAGAACAATATCCGCCGTGTGTATGCGTTCACTGACTCTGAACTGTTATATGATCAG ATAACAAACGAGGAGAAACTTGAGGTTCCACTTCTGATAGCTCTGAGGCAAAGGATACTTGAACATGCCAGCAACCTGGAAGCTTTTGTTTTGAAACTCAGTCCCTGCTGTGATCTTGAGAGGCCATTACACTTAGCACAGGTAGCAGTTGGGGTCGTTTCTTTTCCATCCAATGGGAGCAAATCCCATGATAACTGCTCTATCTGTTGTGAGGATAAGATGTCGCCAATGATGATAACAATGAAATGTTCCCACAAATTCTGCTCACATTGTATGAAGACCTATGTTGATGGAAAAGTACAGTCATCTCAAGTGCCAATCATATGCCCACAGTTGGGATGCAAATATTGCATTTCCATCAATGAATGCAGATCATTTCTTCCTCTCACTTCATATGAATCTCTGGAAAATGCCCTGGCTGAAGCTGATATTCACCATTCTGATAGAATCTACTGTCCCTATCCTAATTGTTCTGTCCTGCTTGATCATCGAGAATGTTTGTCAGCTAGGGTGAGTTCATCAAGTGAGTCTGATAATACCTGTATTGAGTGCCCTGTATGTCGAAGGTTTATCTGTGTGGAATGTGGTGTTCCTTGGCATTCTTCCATGAGGTGTGAAGAGTACCAGAACCTTCCATTAGAAGAGAGGGATGCTGCAGACATTACCTTGCATCTTCTGGCACAAAATAAAAGATGGAGGCGTTGTCAACAGTGCCGCAGGATGATTGAGCTCTCTCAAGGTTGCTCCCATATGACCTGTTG GTGTGGGCATGAGTTCTGTTATTCTTGTGGTGCTGAATATAGGAATGGGCAACAGACCTGTCAATGTGCCTTCTGGGACGAAGAAAATTCCGAAGATTTGGTCACCCAGTCAGCTCAAGAATCAGAACAATGGGCGTGGGAGACTTATAACTCACTGCCCATGCTTATGGATGCTTACTCAGAACAAGAGAGGTCACAGCTGGCACTAATTCAAAGGTTCCTTGCTGGGGGTTTCAGTCTGAGTGACCACCATCCATACCAATCTCCGCCCAGCTGTACAGACTCATATGTAGATGCCATGAAGGATCTTCATCAGCTTCCTTGGCTTGAGAGGTTTGTCTCTGTAATAAGCGACAACTACTACGAAGACTATATCCAATGA